The following are encoded together in the Bradymonas sediminis genome:
- a CDS encoding aldehyde dehydrogenase family protein yields MGSSDKVSAVSADPAAPFDGGQPDDFLRCVDPSSSRMIARMAIATPLKVEEAARDARRAFAAWRRLSVQERCDALIKAGDILLEHRKELLDLLVAETGKAIVDAQAEFLNLFETLRYYTSNAPEFLADARLSLHLLKNKRARVEYMPLGVVVNISPWNFPLDLSLTPAIPALLAGNAVLIKPSEHTPLTVFRAVELMNQSGLPAGILQTVMGRGDVGALLVDQADAVTFTGSVSTGRKVAVRAAERLIPCTLELGGKDPAIVLEDADIERAARGVVWGAFFNSGQVCMSVERVFVHEAVYDAFVERVVALTAELRQGVPHDYNIDVGAMIDPGQFEIIEAQLREATAQGARVLIGGERVQLESQLNHHPGHTPMIGDFFAPTVVVDVDPAMKLMREETFGPVLPIMKVRSAFEAVKLANDSEFGLNASVWGRDIKRARKIASQVEAGQVCINDVIVSYAAIEAPYGGIKNSGLGRRKGSAEIYKFVESKTVLEDIIGLKKEPYWYPYHESLGKGVDKVIGLLYQRGVAKRIKSFFR; encoded by the coding sequence ATGGGATCATCAGATAAAGTGAGCGCAGTTTCAGCAGACCCCGCCGCCCCGTTTGATGGGGGGCAGCCAGATGACTTTCTTCGATGCGTTGATCCGTCGAGCTCCCGGATGATCGCGCGCATGGCGATCGCGACCCCGCTGAAGGTCGAAGAGGCGGCGCGGGACGCACGGCGCGCGTTCGCAGCCTGGCGGCGCCTGTCGGTGCAGGAGCGCTGCGACGCGCTGATAAAGGCTGGCGATATCTTGCTGGAGCACCGCAAGGAGTTGCTCGACCTGTTGGTGGCCGAGACCGGCAAGGCGATCGTCGACGCCCAGGCCGAGTTTCTCAATCTCTTCGAGACGCTACGCTACTATACCAGCAATGCCCCCGAGTTCTTGGCCGACGCGCGCCTGAGCCTGCATCTGCTCAAAAATAAGCGGGCGCGCGTGGAGTATATGCCCCTGGGAGTGGTGGTGAATATCAGCCCCTGGAATTTCCCGCTGGACCTGTCGCTAACGCCGGCGATTCCGGCGCTGCTCGCGGGCAATGCGGTGCTGATTAAGCCTTCGGAGCATACGCCGCTGACGGTGTTTCGGGCGGTGGAGCTGATGAACCAATCGGGGCTGCCCGCCGGGATTCTGCAGACCGTGATGGGGCGCGGCGATGTGGGCGCGTTGCTGGTCGACCAGGCCGACGCCGTCACCTTCACTGGCAGCGTGTCGACCGGCCGAAAGGTCGCGGTGCGCGCGGCCGAGCGCCTCATCCCATGCACCCTGGAATTGGGCGGAAAGGACCCGGCGATTGTCCTTGAGGACGCCGATATCGAGCGCGCCGCCCGCGGCGTGGTCTGGGGCGCGTTCTTTAACTCCGGCCAGGTGTGCATGTCCGTGGAGCGCGTCTTCGTGCACGAGGCCGTCTACGATGCCTTCGTCGAGCGGGTCGTCGCGCTGACCGCCGAGCTGCGCCAGGGCGTGCCGCATGACTATAATATCGACGTCGGCGCGATGATCGACCCGGGGCAATTTGAGATTATCGAGGCCCAATTGCGCGAGGCGACCGCGCAGGGCGCGCGCGTTCTTATCGGCGGGGAGCGGGTTCAACTCGAGTCCCAGCTCAATCATCATCCCGGCCACACCCCGATGATCGGCGACTTCTTCGCGCCCACCGTGGTGGTCGACGTCGACCCCGCGATGAAGCTCATGCGCGAGGAGACCTTCGGTCCGGTGCTTCCGATCATGAAAGTGCGCTCCGCTTTCGAAGCCGTGAAGCTCGCCAATGACTCCGAGTTCGGGCTCAACGCCTCGGTGTGGGGCCGCGATATCAAGCGCGCCCGAAAGATCGCATCGCAGGTGGAGGCTGGACAGGTCTGCATCAACGATGTGATCGTCAGCTACGCCGCGATTGAAGCCCCGTATGGTGGCATCAAAAACTCCGGCTTAGGCCGGCGCAAAGGCAGCGCTGAGATCTATAAATTCGTCGAGTCCAAGACCGTGCTCGAGGATATCATCGGGCTCAAGAAAGAACCCTATTGGTACCCCTACCATGAATCACTCGGCAAGGGGGTCGACAAGGTCATCGGTCTGCTGTATCAGCGCGGTGTAGCTAAGCGAATTAAAAGCTTTTTTCGTTGA
- a CDS encoding high-potential iron-sulfur protein, producing the protein MSINERDQQVEGQLNRREFFKRAAVLGALAAGGVTMLSACDKGGEAGGDKAAAPKANAGGGGGGGELSCTDTTGLEPAQISVRESLNYVDKTEKPDQDCANCVLYKPAAEGECGGCATVPGPIHPKGWCSAWAAKPA; encoded by the coding sequence ATGAGCATCAACGAAAGAGACCAGCAGGTCGAAGGTCAGTTGAATCGTCGTGAATTCTTCAAGCGCGCGGCTGTTTTGGGCGCCCTCGCGGCCGGCGGTGTCACCATGCTCTCCGCATGCGACAAGGGCGGCGAAGCAGGCGGCGACAAAGCTGCGGCCCCCAAAGCAAACGCTGGCGGCGGCGGCGGCGGCGGCGAGCTGAGCTGCACGGACACCACTGGCCTCGAGCCGGCGCAAATCAGCGTGCGTGAGTCGCTCAACTACGTCGACAAGACGGAAAAACCCGACCAAGACTGCGCCAACTGCGTGCTCTACAAGCCCGCCGCTGAGGGCGAGTGCGGCGGTTGCGCCACCGTTCCGGGTCCGATCCACCCGAAAGGTTGGTGCTCCGCATGGGCTGCCAAACCGGCCTAA